One genomic region from Caulobacter sp. NIBR2454 encodes:
- a CDS encoding mechanosensitive ion channel family protein, with amino-acid sequence MTRKEHAGRSVALALIASGGLPGSAWAAEDPKLAQIADFVQWSGVALSVVVVAAALLILRMLEGASARLSKRYTHRRPTIDKVASTVRFAIYLTTIVLCAALSVRLNETALTVIGGGLAFAVGFAMRDLVAAFIAGITIIFDRPFQVGDRVSFAGQYGDIIKIGPRSVRMNTLDHNIITIPNNKVLTDITSSGNYGNLEMQVAMDFYVGVDQDVERATEIITEACLTSPFIFFAMPVPILIKQTILDHYVAVHIKARPYVFDCKYEKPFETDVHFRVLSAFSDAGIGPPAILHRHI; translated from the coding sequence GTTTACCCGGTTCCGCGTGGGCTGCAGAAGATCCCAAGCTGGCGCAGATCGCAGACTTCGTTCAATGGAGCGGCGTCGCCCTCTCAGTGGTCGTTGTGGCCGCCGCGCTGCTTATTCTGCGAATGTTAGAGGGCGCCAGCGCCCGCCTCAGTAAACGGTACACTCATCGGCGGCCAACGATCGACAAAGTCGCCTCGACGGTGCGGTTTGCGATCTACTTGACCACAATAGTCCTCTGCGCGGCGCTGAGCGTCAGGCTCAACGAAACTGCACTGACCGTCATCGGTGGCGGATTGGCGTTCGCGGTCGGCTTCGCCATGCGCGATCTTGTGGCGGCCTTCATTGCCGGCATCACCATCATCTTCGACCGCCCCTTCCAGGTCGGCGATAGGGTGTCGTTCGCGGGACAGTACGGCGACATCATCAAGATCGGGCCACGCAGCGTGCGCATGAACACGCTCGATCACAACATCATCACCATCCCCAACAACAAGGTGCTGACCGATATCACCTCGAGCGGAAATTACGGCAATCTGGAGATGCAGGTCGCCATGGATTTCTACGTCGGTGTCGATCAGGACGTCGAGCGTGCGACGGAAATCATCACGGAGGCCTGTCTCACAAGTCCTTTCATCTTCTTCGCCATGCCGGTGCCTATCCTGATCAAGCAAACCATCCTCGACCACTATGTCGCCGTGCATATCAAGGCGAGGCCCTATGTGTTTGATTGCAAGTACGAGAAACCGTTCGAGACCGACGTTCATTTCCGGGTGCTTTCGGCGTTCAGCGACGCTGGAATTGGTCCGCCAGCCATCCTTCATCGGCACATCTGA
- a CDS encoding mechanosensitive ion channel family protein: protein MDHLNANMLAWLENPIISKIGFVVLATVIAVIGIRSLQVMVTRSIKESNSRYRIRKMVAFVGYAILVVVAISTFSDRLGQLSVVLGVASAGIAFSLQEVIASFAGWIAISFGAFYRPGDRVQLGGIKGDVIDIGVLRTTLMEIGDWVGGDIYNGRVVRVANSFVFKEPVYNYSGDFSFLWDEFKIPVRFGSDWRLAQQIIEKAVNDHVAVYEESSAEAWKVLVSKFLVEEARIEPLITLVVTDNWIEFTARYVVDYRKRRITKDAIMRSLLTAFEENKPSVGFGSATYEIVAVPPVALRTAPGSASSVAPNP, encoded by the coding sequence ATGGACCATCTGAACGCCAATATGTTGGCCTGGCTGGAAAATCCGATCATCTCCAAGATCGGCTTTGTCGTCCTGGCTACTGTGATCGCGGTGATTGGAATCCGGTCGCTGCAGGTCATGGTCACCCGGTCGATCAAGGAATCCAACTCCCGCTATCGCATTCGCAAGATGGTGGCCTTCGTGGGCTACGCGATCCTGGTCGTCGTGGCGATATCGACCTTCAGTGATCGGCTGGGGCAGCTCAGTGTGGTGCTTGGTGTGGCCAGCGCTGGCATCGCCTTCTCGCTTCAGGAAGTTATCGCCAGCTTCGCTGGCTGGATCGCGATCTCGTTCGGCGCCTTCTATCGGCCCGGTGATCGCGTCCAACTTGGGGGCATCAAGGGCGATGTGATCGACATCGGCGTCCTACGCACTACCTTGATGGAGATCGGCGACTGGGTCGGCGGCGATATCTACAACGGCCGAGTCGTGAGGGTCGCGAACAGCTTTGTCTTCAAAGAGCCTGTTTATAACTACTCGGGGGACTTTTCCTTCCTTTGGGATGAGTTCAAGATTCCGGTGCGTTTCGGTTCCGACTGGCGACTGGCTCAACAGATCATCGAGAAGGCGGTTAACGACCATGTCGCCGTCTACGAAGAATCGTCCGCTGAGGCTTGGAAGGTTTTGGTCAGCAAGTTTCTCGTTGAGGAGGCGCGGATCGAGCCCCTCATCACCTTGGTCGTGACGGACAATTGGATCGAGTTTACCGCGCGCTACGTGGTCGACTACCGCAAGCGCCGCATCACCAAGGACGCGATCATGCGGTCGCTTCTGACTGCGTTCGAGGAAAACAAGCCATCCGTGGGGTTCGGCAGCGCGACCTACGAGATCGTAGCCGTGCCGCCAGTTGCCCTTCGGACGGCGCCAGGATCCGCGTCTTCTGTGGCACCCAATCCTTGA
- a CDS encoding superoxide dismutase, which yields MIPLPKLPYPADALEPVISQTTMVTHHDKHHAKYVETVNREMTEDDARGSLEDVIAAAGFSRRPTLFNAAAQAWNHAFFWNCMSPAPTRPSPALETAINAAFGDLAGLRTAFLSAGLTHFGSGWVWLAAMDGGLKILTTHDAETLSGRPERPLLVCDVWEHAYYLDYKNDRAKYLGLWWDKLANWDFANAEFAAPSGVRWAYPALVETYVTPIQDHHAFERALEEAGMLLGDPPQTDTPHGRRFGALLGRIAQYEPNAPAVGSLPKVSEDLDRRIRAAARNLETPRLNTHWEPMLGGEFPPGA from the coding sequence ATGATCCCCCTTCCCAAACTCCCCTATCCCGCCGATGCCCTCGAGCCGGTGATCTCCCAGACCACGATGGTCACTCACCACGACAAACACCACGCGAAATACGTTGAGACGGTTAATCGTGAGATGACCGAGGACGATGCCAGAGGTTCCCTTGAGGATGTCATCGCCGCAGCCGGGTTCTCCCGACGCCCGACGCTTTTCAACGCTGCCGCCCAGGCGTGGAACCATGCGTTCTTTTGGAATTGCATGTCCCCGGCGCCCACGCGCCCTTCGCCGGCACTGGAAACGGCGATCAACGCGGCGTTCGGCGATCTCGCCGGTCTTCGCACGGCCTTCCTTAGCGCCGGCCTCACCCATTTCGGGTCCGGATGGGTCTGGCTCGCCGCAATGGACGGCGGCCTCAAGATCCTGACCACGCATGACGCGGAAACACTGTCAGGCCGGCCCGAGCGTCCCCTTCTGGTCTGTGACGTTTGGGAACACGCCTACTATCTCGACTACAAGAACGATCGGGCGAAATACCTTGGCCTTTGGTGGGACAAGCTCGCGAACTGGGACTTCGCCAACGCCGAGTTCGCCGCCCCCTCAGGTGTCCGCTGGGCCTATCCCGCGTTGGTGGAAACCTACGTGACGCCGATCCAGGATCACCATGCTTTCGAGCGCGCGCTGGAAGAGGCGGGGATGTTGCTCGGCGACCCGCCGCAGACTGACACACCGCACGGTCGGCGCTTTGGCGCACTTCTCGGCCGTATCGCCCAATATGAGCCTAACGCCCCGGCTGTCGGGAGCTTGCCAAAAGTCTCCGAGGACCTGGATCGGCGAATCCGCGCCGCCGCAAGGAATCTGGAGACGCCGCGCCTGAACACCCATTGGGAGCCGATGCTTGGCGGTGAATTCCCGCCTGGCGCCTAG
- a CDS encoding TrbC/VirB2 family protein, giving the protein MKNAGSSQARGRASTALALLAGAAVLLAVSPAWAAGAGTAMPWEGPLDTIMQSLSGPVAKAVGIIAIVLTGLGFAFAEGGSALRKGIGIVFGLAIAFTATTFISTFFNMTAGAAF; this is encoded by the coding sequence ATGAAAAACGCCGGTTCTAGCCAAGCTCGGGGACGCGCTTCGACCGCCCTGGCCCTCCTCGCGGGCGCGGCTGTCCTCCTAGCAGTAAGCCCAGCTTGGGCCGCTGGCGCGGGCACCGCCATGCCTTGGGAAGGCCCGCTCGACACCATCATGCAGTCGCTGTCGGGACCGGTCGCCAAGGCCGTGGGCATCATCGCAATCGTCCTCACCGGGCTGGGCTTTGCCTTCGCTGAAGGTGGGTCGGCCCTGCGCAAAGGGATCGGCATCGTCTTCGGTCTGGCGATCGCTTTCACGGCGACGACCTTCATCTCGACCTTCTTCAACATGACCGCTGGGGCGGCGTTCTGA
- a CDS encoding VirB3 family type IV secretion system protein, producing MARSDVEGFEIAFHSSLSEPVTIAGVPRMIAVLNGTLTAVLALGLQVPLIGIPLGLAIHGACFWLNKRDPYFFDALGRHIRQKPYLDA from the coding sequence ATGGCCCGGTCGGACGTCGAGGGGTTTGAGATCGCCTTCCACAGCTCGCTGTCGGAGCCGGTGACGATCGCCGGCGTGCCGCGCATGATCGCGGTGCTCAACGGCACCCTGACCGCCGTCTTGGCCCTGGGCCTGCAGGTCCCTCTGATCGGGATTCCGCTCGGCCTCGCCATTCACGGCGCCTGCTTCTGGCTGAACAAGCGCGACCCCTACTTCTTCGACGCGCTCGGCCGCCACATTCGCCAGAAGCCGTACCTGGACGCCTGA
- the trbE gene encoding conjugal transfer protein TrbE: MLYLREYRPKADRLFDHLPWVALIGPGLVLNKDGSFQKTLAFRGPDLASATDAGLVATRAQLNNALRRLGSRWCLHIEAVRAPSQTYPISQFPDPVSDLVDEERREGFEAQERHFESRYFLTFTYLPPEEAISTAESLLLENAPSGRGAEGMYRAALSDFLSTVHQIADILTAIMPEVAELTDDETLTYLHSCISTKRHTVATPETPAYLDAFLTDDDFQGGLLPRLGGQYLRTLSVRAYPTTSCPGLLDRLNELGISYRWVCRYLPLDKEDARKAVTTVRKRWFAKRKGVMALLKEAITREPSLLEDPDAAAKSVDADAALAILGGDYASIGYFTPTVTLMDADPDRLANRVREVEGAINRAGFVCKVEDVNAVESWIGSLPGQAYADLRRPLVSSLNLCDMMPMSAIWPGPTVNAHLSAECQKRGHPGLQPALLVTRTAGTTPFRFDLHQGDVGHTMIVGPTGSGKSVLLNTLAMQWLRYPEAQVFYFDKGASSRASTLLVGGQFYVLGGDQSELAFQPLAQIDAPDDRAWAQEWVQDIVAAEGVPITPPVKDEIWSGLRNLAEGPRDQRTLTLLAATIQDQTVKAALTPYTLSGPYGHLLDANQNALKPAAWQTFEMAELMASKSALAPVLTYIFRSLERRFDGRPTLLVLDEAWLFLDQGAFAAKIREWLKTLRKFNVAVVFATQSLADVARSSIAPALIESCPTRIFLPNPDAQTPQIAALYQDFGLNPQQVRIIANATPKREYYYQSTSGNRLFELGLGGVSLAAVGSSSPGDQQLISQLLADHDRSEFAERFFAAKGQADVARYLGGQRRVAYPRVA; encoded by the coding sequence GTGCTGTACCTGCGTGAGTACCGGCCCAAGGCTGATCGCCTGTTCGACCACCTTCCCTGGGTGGCCCTGATTGGGCCCGGGCTGGTGCTCAACAAGGACGGCAGCTTTCAGAAGACCCTGGCCTTCCGTGGCCCGGACCTGGCCAGCGCCACGGACGCCGGTCTGGTCGCGACCCGCGCTCAGCTCAACAACGCCTTGCGACGCCTTGGCTCTCGCTGGTGCCTGCACATCGAGGCGGTCCGCGCGCCGTCTCAGACCTATCCCATCAGCCAGTTTCCCGACCCCGTCTCAGACCTGGTCGATGAGGAACGCCGCGAGGGTTTCGAGGCACAGGAGCGCCACTTCGAGAGCCGCTACTTCCTGACCTTCACCTACCTGCCGCCGGAAGAGGCGATCTCAACGGCGGAGAGCCTCCTGCTCGAAAACGCCCCGTCCGGCCGGGGCGCCGAGGGGATGTACCGCGCGGCGCTGAGCGACTTCCTCAGCACGGTACACCAGATCGCCGACATCCTGACCGCGATCATGCCGGAGGTCGCAGAACTAACCGACGATGAGACCCTGACCTATCTGCACAGCTGCATCTCGACCAAGCGCCACACGGTCGCCACGCCGGAGACCCCGGCCTACCTCGACGCCTTCCTCACCGACGATGATTTCCAGGGCGGCCTGCTGCCCCGACTCGGGGGCCAGTACCTGCGCACACTTTCGGTTCGGGCCTACCCGACCACCTCGTGCCCTGGCCTGCTCGACCGGCTCAACGAGCTGGGCATCAGCTATCGGTGGGTCTGCCGGTATCTGCCGCTGGACAAGGAAGACGCGCGCAAGGCGGTGACCACGGTTCGCAAGCGCTGGTTCGCCAAGCGCAAGGGCGTGATGGCGCTCCTGAAGGAGGCGATCACCCGGGAGCCTTCGCTTTTGGAAGACCCGGACGCGGCGGCGAAGTCCGTCGACGCCGATGCGGCCCTGGCCATTCTCGGGGGTGACTACGCCTCGATCGGCTACTTCACCCCGACCGTCACTCTGATGGACGCGGATCCAGACCGCCTGGCGAACCGCGTCCGAGAGGTCGAGGGCGCCATCAACCGGGCGGGCTTCGTCTGCAAGGTCGAGGACGTCAACGCGGTCGAGTCCTGGATCGGCAGCCTGCCGGGTCAGGCCTACGCCGATCTGCGTCGGCCCTTGGTATCGTCACTGAACCTTTGCGACATGATGCCGATGTCGGCGATCTGGCCCGGTCCGACCGTCAACGCCCACCTGTCGGCCGAATGCCAGAAACGGGGACATCCCGGTCTCCAGCCTGCTCTGCTCGTAACGCGCACTGCCGGCACCACGCCTTTCAGATTTGATCTTCACCAAGGCGACGTCGGCCATACGATGATCGTCGGACCGACCGGCTCTGGCAAATCGGTCCTGCTCAATACCCTAGCCATGCAGTGGCTGCGTTATCCGGAAGCTCAGGTCTTCTACTTCGACAAGGGCGCCAGCTCCCGCGCATCGACCCTCCTCGTCGGCGGCCAGTTCTATGTCCTGGGCGGTGACCAGAGCGAGCTGGCCTTCCAGCCGCTGGCGCAGATCGACGCGCCCGACGACCGCGCCTGGGCCCAGGAATGGGTGCAAGACATTGTCGCCGCCGAGGGCGTGCCGATCACGCCGCCGGTAAAGGACGAGATCTGGAGCGGGTTGCGAAATCTCGCCGAGGGACCGCGCGACCAGCGCACCCTCACCCTGCTGGCCGCAACCATCCAGGACCAGACCGTCAAGGCAGCGCTCACCCCCTACACGCTGAGCGGACCTTACGGCCATCTGCTCGACGCCAACCAGAACGCCTTGAAGCCTGCCGCCTGGCAGACCTTCGAGATGGCCGAGCTGATGGCCAGCAAGTCGGCTTTGGCCCCGGTGCTCACCTACATCTTCCGCAGTCTGGAACGTCGCTTCGACGGAAGGCCGACCCTTCTCGTGCTAGACGAGGCGTGGCTCTTCCTCGACCAGGGCGCCTTCGCGGCCAAAATCCGCGAGTGGCTGAAGACGTTGCGCAAGTTCAACGTCGCCGTGGTGTTCGCCACACAGAGCCTGGCGGACGTGGCCCGGTCATCCATCGCGCCAGCCCTGATCGAGAGCTGCCCGACCCGCATCTTCTTGCCCAATCCGGACGCCCAGACGCCGCAGATAGCGGCGCTCTATCAGGACTTCGGCTTGAACCCGCAGCAGGTTCGGATCATCGCCAACGCCACGCCCAAACGCGAGTACTACTACCAGTCCACGTCCGGGAACCGGCTGTTTGAGCTGGGCCTGGGCGGCGTGTCACTGGCCGCCGTGGGCTCGTCCTCGCCGGGGGATCAGCAGCTCATCAGCCAGCTGCTCGCTGACCATGACCGCAGTGAGTTCGCCGAGCGCTTCTTCGCGGCCAAGGGCCAGGCGGATGTCGCGCGCTATCTCGGCGGCCAGCGTCGCGTGGCCTATCCAAGGGTGGCGTGA